The bacterium nucleotide sequence GTTGGGGTCGCCGCGGGCGATGCCATGGGTATGCCCTCTTCGATGATGAGTCCGGAAACGATACAGAATACCTTCGGCCACATTGATACCTTTCTGCCCGCACCACCCGGCCACCTTCTGCATCATGGCATGGCCGCCGCTACGGTGACCGATGATACCCAGCAAACCCTCCTGATTGCCGACTCGATCATCGCCAAAGGCGATATCTATCCGGAAGATATCGCGCAACGCCTGATCCGGTGGGGAGAGGAAATCCGTGCTTTCGACTCCATGGCGGTCGGCCCCAGCTCGCTCAGGGCCTTGTATGCCATCAAGTCAGGAAAATCTATCTATGAAGCGGGCCGGGCCGGAGATACCAACGGCGCGGTGATGCGCATCGCTCCGGTAGGGCTTCTGGGTTTCGGGAACCGGGATAAAACCCTGGATCTGGTCAGACGGGTCTGCATCCCGACCCATAACACCAATATTGCCATCGCCGGCGCAGCCGCGGTCGCCATGGCCATCGGTTTGGCGTTGCAGGGGGAGCAGGATGTCGAGACCCTGATCAAAAGTTCAATCGAGATCATCGAACCGGCGATGAAGCTGGGAAATATCTGGTACAGCGCCTCCATTCATGACCGGGCCAATCTGGCGCTGGATATTGTCACCCGGGCCCAAGATCGCGCTGAAGCGATGAGCAGGCTCTACCGGGTCATCGGGGCCGGCGTACAGATTTCAGAGACCGTTCCAACCTGTCTGGCCTTGACCAGACTCGTCGACGGCGATCCGGTGCAGGGCGTGATTGCCGCCGCCAATCTAGGGGGAGACTGCGATACCATCGGCGCCATCACCGGTGGCATATGCGGCGCGATAAAGGGAATTGACGCCTTCCCCGACGACTGGGTTGAGCAGTTGAGTGGGACCAATAACATTGATTTTGACTGGTATACAGGACAGCTTTACCACCTCATTACGGGTAAGGAGTAACTATGATTCGCAAATCCTTCTGCCTTTGGTTCGGGATCCTGATCATGGTGGCAATCCTCAGCAACGCCCAGAGTCAGGATGCGAAAGAGAAAGAAAAATCGACCTCAGAAGTTGCTTTGACTAAAGAAGATTTTATCAAAAACAATTGCGAGAACGTCGGCGATGCGCTGCAGACGATTTCCGGCGTTTACATCAACGCCGAGGGCGAGATTTCGCTGCGGGACGTCAGTGCATCCAAGGTCGTCGTTATCATGGATGGACAGCGGTTGAACACCCCGGGCTCAACCAGCGTCAATATTGCCTCCTTGCCGATTCAGAATGTGGAGAAAATCGAACTGCTGCGCGGCGGACGCTCGGCCCAATACGGCGCGGATGCCGTGGGCGGCGTGATCCTGATCACCACGAAAGGCCAGGAGGAGAGTCAGAAAGCCTTGAACCTCAGTGCCAAAGGATCTTTCGGCTCATACAACCGGCAAATCTATAATGTCACCGAATCGTATGGTAAGAAGAATCTCAACTCCTTTGTCTCTTACCAGCGCGAGACCTGGGATGGCAATTTTACCTACGACGACTATTACGGCGTCAGGCAAACCCTGATCAACAATAAACAATCCTCCCATAATATCTTCGGGAAGGTCGGCTACAGTCTCGATCAGAATCAGCAGCTCAGCACCTCGGCGAACTGGTACTATGCGGATAACGGCACACCCGGCATGATTGATAATCTCACCCCCAAGGCCCGTTTGCGCCTGGACAACCGGTCCTATAACCTGACCTACGACAACAAGAAAACATTCAAGGATTTTTCGCTCAAAGCGCAAAGTTATTACCTGGATCTGGAGACTAAATTTGATAATCCGGATGCCTTTGGCGGTGCCGTGCACAGCGATCACAATAACTACGCGCTGGGACTCGAATTATCCCAGTCCGGTTCACTCGGTGCGAACCTCTCTCTGGACTACGGCTATTCCTTCCGCAACGATCGCATCAGAAGCACGGATGTGGGCAAAAAGCAGCGCAACACCAACAGCGGGCATATCGCCCTCACCGGTCATACCGAGCTTCCCGGCTGGCTTTATCTGACCGCTCTTGAAGCCTCGATAGCGGCACGCTATGATGCGCCGACCGATTTCCGGTCCGCTACCAGTCCGAGGTTCAGTGCGTCGCTGTCCCACAAGGGCGAGGTTGCTGTTTCGCTGACGGGGCATGTCGCCCAATCGTATAAGGCGCCTTCCTTCAATGACTTGTACTGGCCGCAGGATGCCTTTGCCGTCGGTAATCCGGATCTGGTCCCGGAAGACGGCTTCAATTATGACATCGGGATCTCCTCCAATTATAAAGCCTTGTCCCTTGCAGCCAATTATTTCAGAAATGATATCAATAACCTGATTCTCTGGGAACAGGACCCGGCCTTGAATAATCTCTGGACGCCGAAAAATATTTCGAAATCAAATACCTACGGTATTGAGACCTCCATGAATCTGGATTTATGGAACCGCATGATTTCATTGAATTCCGAATACACCTACATGAAAGCCTTGGACAAGGGGCCGGATCCCAGCCGGCATAACCGCTATATCATCTACCGTCCCAAAAACAAACTGGATCTCACCGGCACGCTGCGGCTCTGGAAGATGGAATGGAATACGATTTATCATTATAAAGGCTTGCGTTTTACCAATGCGGCCAATACCAATTGGCTTCCGGCCTATCATACCATCGATACCAATCTGACCTACAAATTCGGTTTCAGTAACCTGCAGTGGGTCACTATTTTTGAAATGAGCAATTTGACGGATGAAAGCTTTATGCAGGTGTTGGGGACGGCTGAACCCGGGCGGATGTTCAAGATTTCTTTGGGTGCCAATTTTTAAGTAAAGCAAGATAATGAAAATCAGAATTATACCCATACTGTTCGTTTTGTTTTTTGTCCTGCCGGCTGTGGTATCGGCCGGCACAGGGCAGATAAAGGGGACGGTCTGCAATGAAGCCACGAACGAACCTCTGCCCGCGGCCAATGTCTATCTGAAAAACACCCATGTGGGCTGTGTGACGGACAAACAGGGCGGTTTTCTGATCGATCAGATACCGGCCGGCGAGTATATCCTGGTGGTCGAATATGTGGGCTATCTCGATGATTCGAGAACGGTCCGGGTAAATGACGGTACGACGCTGGCGCTCCAGATCAAGCTGAAACCGACGCTGTACCATTTTAATGATCCGATTACGGTGACGGCAACCCGCGGCGTCTCGCTTGCTTCGGAGGTCCCAGCCTCCGTGAATATCGTCAATGCCAAAGAGATGGAGGCCCGCTTATCCAGCAACGCGGCAGAGGCGCTGCAGAGCACCCAGGGCATTACCATCAAGGATTATGGCGGTCTGGCCGGCATGAAGACCGTCTCCCTGCGCGGCTCCAGCTCCGAGCAGGTGCTGGTGCTGCTCGACGGACAACGCATCAATAACCCCCAGACCGGCCAGGTCGATCTGGGGCAGATCCCTCTGGAAGGCATCAAACAGATTGAAGTGGTGCGCGGCGGGAACTCGGCCCTCTACGGCGCCGATGCCGTCGGCGGCGTCATCAATCTGATCACCGATGACGGCAGCCATAGCAAACCCGGCGCCTCAGGGTCTGTCAAAATGACCGGCGCTTCCTTCCAGACCTATGGTGTGGAGTCCTTTTTCAAATACCTTTACAACCAATGGCAGGTGCAGTCCTCCATCGATATCCTCTCTTCCAAAGGCGATTTCCCCTACCAGGACAACTATGGCGTCTCCCGGACCCGGAAAAATGCGGATGTGTTTTCGAAGGATTTCTATGCCAAAGTTGTCCGGAATTTCGGCCGTGTCGAATCCAACCGCAAACTTGATTTAAGCTTTAAATGGTACGATGCCGAGCGGGGAGCGCCGGGCACAATCGAGCCCTATTACTATCATGCCCGTCAATGGGACAGCAATCGTCTCTTCAACCTGTTGTTCACCAGCAAGGTATTCAACTATCTGAATGACCTGCGCATCCAGACCTATTACTATGATAACTGGAATAAATACAAGAATGATGAAAGCCTGACGCCGATACGGTCGGAATTCCGGGCCAAAACCGCCGGTTCGGAACTCCAGATGGAGAGCATACTTAAAACCTATTGCTCCCTGACCTACGGCCTTGGCTTCCGCATCGATTATATGACCGATTATGAAGCGGGTACGGACAGGCAGCGCTTGAACTACTATCTGTTTTTGCTGAATCAGAGCACCTTCCGCATCGACCGGCGCTGGCTCAAGTCGGTGGTGCTCGTGCCATCACTGCGCTACGACAACAATTCGGATTATTCGGATAATTTTTCACCCAAAGCCGGCGTGGTGATCAACATCGGCGAAAACTGGAAGACCTCCATCAAGGGCAATATCGGCTACAGCTACCGGGCGCCGACTTTCAATGATCTCTACTGGCCGGAAGATGCCTGGACCAAGGGCAACAGCGCATTGAAGCCGGAACACGGCTACGACTGGGACAGCGGCCTCCGGCTGCAGATTCCGCTTCTGAATGGCATCTCGCTGGAGTCCACCTATTTTCAAAATCGCATGGTGGACCTGATCATCTGGGCGCAAAATGATCAGGCGCTGTGGATGCCCGATAATGTGGACCGGTCGCTGATCCGCGGAGTGGAAAACTCGATTTCCTTCAGCCCTGTCAAAAGATACTGGCAGCTTGGCGGCAATTACACCTATCTGGATGCGCGTAACCTCTCGGGTAACGCCCTGGAAAAAAACAAACTCCTGGTGTATCGCCCCAAACATACCTTGAACCTCTTTTCCGATTTTACCCTGGATGCGTTTTCTGTCAATTACCAGTTTCAGTTCATCAGCCGGCGGTTTGCTGACAAAACGAACTATTGGGAGAATTCACTTGAACCGTATACCCTCTCCACCGTGGGGTGTTCGTATAACTGGCGCATCGACCATCTTGGTTTGAATACTTCCCTGCAGGTGCGCAATCTTTTTAACACGGATTATCGAACCATCAAAAATATGCCGATGCCGGGACGTGAATATCGTTTCTCGGCAAAGCTAATAATAAACCAATAGTTAACTAACCTAAAAGGAGTGGTTATGAGACGGCTATCCGCTTTCTTGCTCATCCTGCCGGCGTTATCGTTCCTGATTTCGGCCTGCGAGGATGAACCGACCAAACCCAAGACGCCGGCAGTGTCCAAGGCGATCTATGTGCTTAACTCTGCCGCCACCAGCATCTCGGTGATCGATCTCACAGAAGACAAGGTCTATAACAATGTTCAGACGGTGGGCACCTGGCCCAATCAGCTGGTTTACCGGAATGGCTATCTCTACTGTGTCAATTCCGGCTCCAACAACATCATGAAATTCGACGTCAACAACTGGCAAGCCCAACCCCCTGTCGCCCTTGGCACCGGCAAGAACCCGATGAACATGGTTTTTTACAATAACCAGTATGCCTATGTCGCCTGCTCGATGTCGAATGAAGTCCTGCGCGTGGATATGACCAACAATACGGTGGTGAAAACCATCAAGGCGGGCGTCGGCGCGACCGGCATCGAAATCGCCAATAGCAAGGTCTATGTAACCAATACCGGATACGCCGGCTGGGGGAATCCCTACCTGACCGGCACGGTGACGGTTATCAATGCGGCCACCGGTGATTCCCTGAGAACCATCAAGGTCGGGACCAATCCGCAGTCGATTGCCGTGGCCAAGGATGGCAAACTGCATGTATCCTGCACAGGTGATTATGGCGCCATCCCCGGGGTAGTCAGTGTGATCGATCCTGCCACCGATACGGTTGTACAAACCGTGAATATCGGCGGCTCGCCGGGTTTGATCGCGCTGGCTCCGGATGCAAAACTCGGTTTCCTCTCCGTATGGGGCGCGGGTGCGCTGGTCTATAATACCTCCACCTATGCGGTGGTGAACGGGCCGGCCAGCATGTGGCTGGGCAAAGGCGGTTCCGGCATTCTGGTGGACACCGACGAGCATATCTGGCTCAGCGTTTGGGACGATGATCAGGTTGTTAAGGCCAAAACCGACGGGACGATTCTCGCTACCTACAATGTGGGCGACAGCCCGGCCGCGTTGGCGCAGAAAATCGACTAACGGACATGCAAAAGGGGATAGTTCTATCCCCTTTTTATTTATCTGGCATAGGAGTTCGCACGATGGAGTATCAGGTTCAGGATATTACCCTGGCTCCCCTGGGGCAGATCAAAATTGACTGGGTGGCCAAATGGATGAAGGTAGTCAACCAGATGGCCGGAAGGTTCGCATCAGAGGGCGTTTTCAAGGGTAAGACTATTGCGATATGCATTCATCTGGAAGCGAAAACCGCCTATCTGGCCCAGACGCTGCACCGTCTGGGGGCCGAAGTCTGGATTACCAGCAGCAATCCGCTTTCCACCAAGGATGATGTCTGCGCCGCCCTGGCTCGGAGCGGCGTCCATGTCTTTGCCCGGCACGGCGCCTCGATGGAGGAATATCACTCCTTTATCCGGGCGATCACCGCGGCAAAACCCCATGTCATTGTGGATGACGGCGGGGATATCTGCGAGTTCCTGCATGCAAATCCGGAATTTGCCGTCAACCTGAAGGGCATCTGCGAAGAAACGACCACCGGGGTGAACCGGGCCAAAAAGCTGGACCAGGCGGGTACCCTGCGCTACCCGGTCATCGGCATCAATGATGCCCTGTCCAAGTATCTGTTCGATAACCGCTATGGCACCGGGCAATCCACATGGACAGCGATCACCCACCTGACCAATCTCAGCGTTACCGGCAAAGTCGTCGTCATTATCGGGTACGGCTGGGTCGGCAGGGGACTGGCCATCCGCGCCAACGGGCTCGGCGCTGAGGTGATTGTGACCGAGATCAATCCATGGAAAGCCATGGAAGCGCGCATGGATGGCTTCCGCGTGATGCCCATCGCGGATGCCGCCGGACTGGGGGATTTTTTCATTACCGCCACAGGTGAGCGCTCCGTCCTGCGCTTCGAGCACATGGTCAAGATGAAGGATGGCGCGATGCTGGCCAATGCCGGCCATTTCGATTTCGAGATCGATGTGCCGGAGCTGGAACAGCATATTCCCGCCAAAAAACTGGTGCGCGAGGAAATCGAGGAATATGAGCTGCCCAATCATCACCATATCTATCTGCTGGCTCAAGGCGGAATCATCAATATAGCCGGCGGCCTCGGCCATCCAGTGGAAATTCTCGATCTCAGCTTTGGGCTGCAGCTGGCGTCGGTTCATTACGTACTCTCCTCGGACGGGCTGGAAGCGAAATTTTATCCCGTGCCCCAGAGCATCGATGAAACCATCATCCGCGCCAGAATGCAGGCGGATGGGATTGCCATCGACACACCGCGGTAAGGGAAAATAACCGGCGGAATTCCGGACTAGGTTACGCTGCACATGGCGATGAAGAACGCTAATCTCATTTCGTGCATGCCCAAGGTGGAGCTGCACCTCCACCTGGAAGGCGCCTTTACCCTGGAATTTCTACTGGCGCAGATCCAGACCTATGACCCCAGGCATGCGCCCCGCTCGCTGGCGGAACTGCGGCAGCGCTTTATCCTGCGGGACTTTGACCATTTTATCGAGACCTGGTTCTGGAAAAACCGCTTTTTCCGTTCGGCCCGGGATTTCGAACAATCGGTCTACCAGACCCTGGCCAGCCTGTCGCGGCAGAATGTGATCCACGTGGAGGCTTTCTTCTCGCCCTGGGATTTTGCGGCCAATGGCCTTGCGGCGCCGGAAATCATCGAGGCCACCATCGCCGGCAAACAGGCCGCCACACGGGATTTCGGCATCAGCTGTTACCTGATCGCTGATCTGGTCCGGGATCACGGTTATCAGACCGCCGACAGCCGGTTGAATGATGTGAAAACGTACCGCGATCATATCATCGCCATCGGCTTGGGCGGAAACGAGTCCCGCTACCCGACGCATCTCTTTGCCGATGTTTTTAAGATAGCCGGACGGAGCGGATTTCATCGCGTGGCGCATGCCGGGGAGGCGGCCGGGGCCGGCTCCATCCGTGAGGCCCTGGATCTGCTGCATGCCGAACGGATCGGCCATGGCATCGCCGCCGTGCAGGATGCGGAGCTGATGGCGGAACTGCGCGATCGCCAGATTCCTCTGGAGATATGCCCCACCAGCAATCTCATGACCCGAGTGGTGGACGACCTCGCGCACCACCCGGTCAGGCAACTGTACCAGGAGGGGCTGCTGGTGACCATCAATTCCGATGACCCGACCATGTTCAACAGCACCCTCACCAACGAGTACCAGCTCCTGCATGACCGGCTTGGGTTCAGCCTGAGCGATATACGGCAGCTGGTCATCAATGCGACACGAGCTTCATTCTTGTCCTCGGAAGAAAAGAAAAGAATAATGCAATTAATCGACCGTTTCTGGCAGCCGGTGAATCTTAACCAGGAAGCATAAGATGGAAAATCCAGTTGCAGCGATTCTTTTATCCGCCCTGTCGGGACTGAGCCTTGCCCTGATCGGCATCGCCTTCCGCATCGGGCAGTCCAGGAATATCGTCCCCCTGCATATCGCGACCAGCATCGGCCTCTGCGGGGCGCTCTTTTTCGGAGCCCAGATGGATTGGGGATTGCTCCAGGAAATCCCGCTTTTCATTTTTATCCTAGCCCTGCTGAATGCCGGTGGACAAATTCTGGCCATGGAACTGACCAAGGTCAGCCTGAAAAAAGGGCCGCTCTCCCCGGTGTGGTGCGCGCTCAACCTTAATTTTCTGGTGGTGATTATTTATTCCGGCATCGCCTTCCACGAGAATATTTCGCTCTACCAGGGGCTCGCCTTGCTGTTCGGCATTTCCAGCGTGATCGCCGCCGCCAATATCGGCAGCACGGGCAGCGGCGAGAATCGTGCCATGACCCTGCGGGACAAGGTGATCTATGGTTCGATCCTCTTCGTGATCCTGATCGCCAACAGTGTGGTCTTTTTGACGATCAAGGATCTCAGCACACGGCTGGTGCCCGGCAGGGAGATGACCTATCTGGCGGCCTATCTGCCGAACATCTATTTTATCCTCTATGCGGTCATGGCGGTGCTTTGCGGCGCGGTCGTGGCTTTCCAGAAGATCAAACCGCGCAGTGGTCTGGATCTGGTCAAGGTGGGATTGATGGCCGGCTGCGGCTCGATTGCGGGGTTGTTCCTGCTCAGCCTGTGCGCCCGTTACCCGGCGGCCCTGGTGTTCACCGTGAACGGGGCGGTCACCATTCTGGGCGGCAGCCTGGCTTCGGTCTTCTTTTTCGGCGAGGCGCGCAGCCGCGCCTGGTACCTGACGATCGGTACGGCCATCGTGGCCGTGATCCTGTCCAATTTTTCCCGGTAATTTCTTAATCTGACAGAGGCTGTATATGAAAAAACTATTCTCTTGTGGCGGCATCCTGGCTCTGGCCTTGACGCTGATGGCGTTCTCACTCTCCTGGAAAGGTCCCGATCGGCCCAAAATCGTGAGCTGTTCACCCACCTTGACCGAAATCGTCTACGAGCTTGGCGGGGGAGAGCAGGTGATCGGGGCGACCACTTTTTGTTACTTCCCGGAGCAGGTCATCAAGGATAAAGAGAGCGGCCGGGTTGCGGTTGTCGGGGATTATATCCATATTGATTATAAATTGGTAGACGCCCTCAAGCCGGATGTCATCCTGACCGACACCAACATGCAGCGCCATCATGCCGATACGCTGCGGACCCTCGGGTACCACGTGCTGCATTACGAGCCGAATCACCTGGAGGACGTGCTGGCTTGTATACAGGAGATCGGCAAGGCCATCGACCGGGAAGAGAACGCGGCCAAAATGGTGCAGAATATGCGCCAGGAATTCGCGGCGATCCGCCAGGTGAGTGAAACCCTGCCCAAGGTCAACGTTTACATGGAAATCAACCACATGGGACCCTGGACTTTCGGCAGCGACTCGCCGCTGCAGGACCTGATCGAGATTGCCGGGGGTAAAAACGTCTTTGGCGATACCACCACCGGCGTATTTTTGACCAACAACGCCGCCGTCGTCAAACGCAATCCCGACATTATTCTTTCTCCCATCTGGCTGGAGGCGGAATCGGGCGGCTGGAAAGGCATTACCCCGCTCGTCGAGATTTATACGCGGCCCGGCTATGGCGAAACCAATGCGGTCAAGCGCAGCCGTATTTTATACTATGATTCCGCTTTGATGAAGCACTTCGGCCCGCGCCAGGTCCTGGCGACCAAAAAACTCGCCTATCTGCTGCATCCGGATGTTTTCAGCAATCCCCCGGATACGATCCCCTGGGAGCTGGGATGGATCAAATAGGCGGGGCGAAGAGCAGGCCCATCCCATTGCCACCGGGATGGGCCGGTTCATGACCAGTTTTTTTCTTCCGTACTTCCCCCACTAAAGAAAGATTTCTTCCGGCTTCATGCGTATGAATTCTTCGATGGCGAGACCGTCTGCTCCAACCAGCCACTTTGTATCACGCTTGAACTGCCTGGCGAAAAAGGTTAGACCGGGCGGGCTCTCCTTGCGTTGGCCGTTCTTCACTTCGATAGCCGCGATTTTGGTGCCCTTGGCCGACACAAAATCGACCTCATGATTGCGCTCGTTCCAATAGTACAGCCGGTTGGACCTGCCGCGAGTGCGGTTGGCCAAATGTGCACCGGTGACGGACTCCGTGAGTCTCCTTCAACCGGCGCTGCCTTGAACAACCTCTAATAATCACTTAGGCCTGGAGATAGCCGTATTAGTCACACGATTCTAGGTGGACAGGCTCCGGTTTAATAAGGGGTGCAGGAATCTTATTAGCAGTGGTTTTCGAATTTCAGCAGGTGTCATTTTTCTTTTGATTTTCCGGCACTCCTGTGTATATTTCCTGCAAACAGGGGCTGATTTTAACTCGGGGATTCCTATGCCGCGTTCCTATCGCATCATTCTCGCCTTGGTTATTGGCACATCATTCATCCTGACAGCGACGATCTGGTGGCCATGGCTGCTGGACAGAATCAAGGCCAGCAAAGAGGAACTCTCGGCGGTACGGGCTCTGCTTGGCATCCTCGGTACTGTCATCAATGTCGTGACAGGGATTTATCTCTGGATTCGCTATGGCAAAACCAAGCCGTCCAGCCCGCCAGATCATCCGCAAAAAATTACAGTGGTCCATCAACATAAAGAACCCCGAACTCACGCACGTAAGGTTGCAGACCGCGAAGCCTATCTCAATGGATTGATGAAAAGCTGCTGCGATATCTTTCTCAGCGGCATCGACCCCCAATCGGCCGGCGATCCCGACGCCTATATCCACCTCGAAGCGGTCTATACCGCGCTCAACACCTTCGAGAGCGAGAATCTCGATTACAAGACGCTTGAGGCCGGCATACGGCCTGAACGCCAGGCCATCTCCGCGCTGGCGGTTCTCGACAAGCGTGACAAACTGGTTTTGCTTGGCGAACCCGGCAGCGGCAAATCCACCTTTGCGCAGTTTGTCATCAGCTGCATCTGCGGCCAGATGCTGGGAAATGAGCAGATCAACCTGGAGCTGTTGACCGCGCCGGTTCCCGATGAGAAGGGTGAAGATCAGAAGGAGAGACAACCCTGGGACAGCCGGCACACCTTGTTGCCGGTGCGCGTCATCCTGCGCGACCTGATCACCGCCCGGGCGCTGCCTCGCGATCAGAAACTCACGCCGGATCATCTTTTTGCTTTCCTGCGCAGCAATCTCGAAAAAGCCAATCTGGCGGATTACGTTGAGGAGTTGGAGGAGGAACTGCGCACCGAGGGCGGTTATCTCTTTTTCGATGGTCTCGACGAAGTACCCGAAGCCGATGCCCGGCGGCTGCAGATCAAAAAGCTGGTCGAACAAATGGTCACCGCCTATCCCCGCTGCCGTTTCCTGATCACCAGCCGGACCTATGCCTACAAGAATCAGGACTGGAAAATGGACGGTTTTGCCGAAGCGGCTCTGGCGCCCTTCCATCGCGGCCAGATCGTCCGCTTTGTGCAGCGCTGGTATCAGCATGTCGCCATTATACAGCACAAATCGCCGGAGGAGACGGCCGGTCGCGCTGCAGCCCTGCTACAGGCCATCTTCAGCGTTTCGCGCATCGAGGAGCTGGCGCAGCGGCCGCTGCTCCTTACTCTGATCGCCAGCCTGCACGCCTGGCATGGCGGCGAACTGCCCGAAAAAAGGGAACGGCTCTACGCCAACACCATCGATCTTCTGCTCGACCTGTGGGAAAAGCAGCGCGCTCAAAGAGACGAGCAGGGTCGTTACACCGCTTCAGAACCGGCGCTGGCGGAATATCTCAAAACCGATAAATCCAGAATCCGTAGCCTGTTGGAAAAACTGGCCTTCCAGGCTCATGCCGCCGAAATTGATCATTCCGGCACGGCGGATATCCCGGAAGCGGATCTGCTCGCCGGGTTGAAGACCATCAGCGAAGAAAAGGACTGGAATATAACCCTGTTGATCAAGTTTTTGCAGAATCGCGCCGGCATCCTCATCCCGCGCGCACCGGGCGTCTATTCCTTTCCGCACCGTTCGATCCAGGAGTACCTCGCCGCATGCTGGCTCACCGGGGGGGAGGTTCAATATCCCGGTACGCTGGTCGGACTTTCCACAGCGGATCCGGATCGCTGGCGCGAGGTGCTGCTGCTGGCCGCAGCCAAGGTGAAGACAGGCCAGGGAGATGCCGACTGGGAACTGGCCGCAGCCCTCTGTCCCCGGCCTGTTGCGGATGATGCAGAAAGTGCACAGCTATGGGGCGCTCATCTGGCCGGGCTGGTGCTGCGGGAAACCCGGCAGGGGGAGATGGTAAAGAGGTGGCACGAGGAGAGGCGCGACCGCATCCGCGATGCCGGCTTGCTGCTCATCCGGCGGCAGGATTTCCCTGCCCGCGAGCGCGCTCTGGCCGGCCTGACGCTGGCCGGCTTGGGCGACCCGCGGCCGGAAGTGGGGGATGTCGATGCGATGCAGTTCTGCCTGGTGCCCGGCGGGCCGTTTAAAATGGGCGGAGATCGGTATGATGATGAGAAGCCAATCCATACATGCGTATTGCTTGACAAGGAGTATTGGCTGGCGCGCTATCCGGTCACAGTGGCGCAATTCCGCAGGTTCGTCGAGAGCAATCACCATTTTAAGTTGAGCGATTCACGCTGCTTGTCGGACCCTGCCAATCATCCGGTGAGCTGGGTCAGCTGGCATGAGGCCCTGGCTTTCTGCCGCTGGCTGGAGGCGCGCTGGCGGAAGGAAAAGTGGCTTCCCGATGATCTGCAGGTCACGCTGCCCTCGGAGGCGGAATGGGAGAAGGCCGCGCGCGGCGGACTGGAAATTCCGTCTGCACTGGATCGCCGTATATGCACCATTGCCCATCTGGACCCCAGAAAGCCACCACTTGAAAAGAACCTGCTGCAGGGGCGCGAATATCCCTGGGGGATGGAGCCGGATCCGGAACGGGCGAATTATGATAATACTGGAATCAATACTACCAGCGCGGTGGGCTGTTTTCCGGGAGGCACATGCCCTTATGGCTGCGAGGAGATGAGCGGCAATGTCTGGGAGTGGACAAGATCGCTAAATGAATCTTATCCCTACCAACCCGGAGATGGCCGGGAGGATTTGCAAAGCGATCGGGCCCGTGTGTTGCGCGGCGGCTCGTGGGACGATGATCGGACCTACGTGCGCTGCGCCCTCCGCTTCGGGTTCAATCCCGGAGACGGGGCCGACAATATCGGTTTTCGGGTTGTTCTGTCCCCACGTTCTTGATTTTCTGAACTCTGATTTCTCTGAACTCTGGACCGAATTTTTAGGGTATTTTTTATGCAGCAGATGCCGATTTTCAGCCGGACTTTTGATCTGTTGACCTGGCTTTTGCCGGCGACCAATAATTTCCCCAGATCACAGCGCCATGCCTTCACCCACCGCATACTGAATGCCGCCTTTGACCTGCGCGAGCGGCTGGAGGAGGCCAATTTCCGTACCGGATCCGCCCGCCGGCAGAAGCTCATCG carries:
- the avd gene encoding diversity-generating retroelement protein Avd; its protein translation is MQQMPIFSRTFDLLTWLLPATNNFPRSQRHAFTHRILNAAFDLRERLEEANFRTGSARRQKLIEADESLAHLRLYIRLAAQWQWLSAGQYEHVAKMVDEVGRLLGGWKKASSE
- a CDS encoding SUMF1/EgtB/PvdO family nonheme iron enzyme — protein: MPRSYRIILALVIGTSFILTATIWWPWLLDRIKASKEELSAVRALLGILGTVINVVTGIYLWIRYGKTKPSSPPDHPQKITVVHQHKEPRTHARKVADREAYLNGLMKSCCDIFLSGIDPQSAGDPDAYIHLEAVYTALNTFESENLDYKTLEAGIRPERQAISALAVLDKRDKLVLLGEPGSGKSTFAQFVISCICGQMLGNEQINLELLTAPVPDEKGEDQKERQPWDSRHTLLPVRVILRDLITARALPRDQKLTPDHLFAFLRSNLEKANLADYVEELEEELRTEGGYLFFDGLDEVPEADARRLQIKKLVEQMVTAYPRCRFLITSRTYAYKNQDWKMDGFAEAALAPFHRGQIVRFVQRWYQHVAIIQHKSPEETAGRAAALLQAIFSVSRIEELAQRPLLLTLIASLHAWHGGELPEKRERLYANTIDLLLDLWEKQRAQRDEQGRYTASEPALAEYLKTDKSRIRSLLEKLAFQAHAAEIDHSGTADIPEADLLAGLKTISEEKDWNITLLIKFLQNRAGILIPRAPGVYSFPHRSIQEYLAACWLTGGEVQYPGTLVGLSTADPDRWREVLLLAAAKVKTGQGDADWELAAALCPRPVADDAESAQLWGAHLAGLVLRETRQGEMVKRWHEERRDRIRDAGLLLIRRQDFPARERALAGLTLAGLGDPRPEVGDVDAMQFCLVPGGPFKMGGDRYDDEKPIHTCVLLDKEYWLARYPVTVAQFRRFVESNHHFKLSDSRCLSDPANHPVSWVSWHEALAFCRWLEARWRKEKWLPDDLQVTLPSEAEWEKAARGGLEIPSALDRRICTIAHLDPRKPPLEKNLLQGREYPWGMEPDPERANYDNTGINTTSAVGCFPGGTCPYGCEEMSGNVWEWTRSLNESYPYQPGDGREDLQSDRARVLRGGSWDDDRTYVRCALRFGFNPGDGADNIGFRVVLSPRS